In Paenibacillus sp. FSL M7-0420, a single genomic region encodes these proteins:
- the hemB gene encoding porphobilinogen synthase produces the protein MSFPITRHRRLRGSAGIRGMVRETVLHVLDFIQPIFVTYGTGVKNEISSMPGVYHFSLDTLKAEVDEIASLGIPAVLLFGIPETKDAVGSSGFADDGIVQEATRLIKKWYPDLLVVADTCLCEFTDHGHCGMVHTHTVDGVVHGDVINDASLELLTRTAVSQARAGADIIAPSNMMDGFVQAIRAGLDANGFEQVPIMSYSVKYASAFYGPFREAADSAPQFGNRKTYQMDPANLREAVREADSDVLEGADMLMVKPALAYLDVLRTIRDQFDLPLVAYNVSGEYSMVKAAAQQGWIDEQAVVLEMLTGMKRAGADVIITYFAKDAARWLRG, from the coding sequence ATGAGCTTTCCAATAACCAGACACCGCCGTTTGCGCGGGTCGGCCGGTATTCGCGGCATGGTGCGCGAGACCGTACTCCATGTGCTGGATTTCATCCAGCCGATTTTTGTAACCTATGGAACGGGTGTAAAGAATGAGATCAGCTCGATGCCCGGCGTCTATCATTTCTCGCTGGATACGCTGAAGGCGGAGGTGGATGAGATTGCTTCCCTCGGCATTCCGGCGGTACTGCTGTTCGGAATTCCCGAGACGAAGGATGCGGTTGGCTCGTCGGGCTTCGCAGACGATGGCATTGTGCAGGAAGCCACGCGTCTGATCAAAAAATGGTATCCCGACCTGCTGGTTGTCGCCGATACCTGCCTGTGTGAATTCACCGACCACGGCCACTGCGGCATGGTGCATACCCATACGGTGGACGGTGTGGTGCACGGGGATGTAATTAACGATGCTTCGCTTGAGCTGCTGACCCGCACGGCGGTCTCGCAGGCCCGGGCAGGGGCGGATATTATCGCGCCGTCCAACATGATGGACGGATTCGTGCAGGCGATCCGTGCCGGACTCGATGCGAATGGCTTCGAGCAGGTGCCGATCATGTCCTATTCGGTAAAATACGCCTCCGCCTTCTACGGCCCGTTCCGCGAAGCAGCGGATTCCGCTCCCCAGTTCGGCAACCGCAAGACGTACCAGATGGACCCGGCCAACCTGCGGGAAGCGGTTCGCGAAGCGGATTCCGATGTGCTGGAAGGCGCGGACATGCTGATGGTGAAGCCTGCGCTGGCTTATCTGGATGTACTCCGCACCATCCGCGACCAGTTCGATCTGCCGCTTGTAGCCTACAACGTCAGCGGTGAGTACTCGATGGTCAAGGCGGCTGCGCAGCAGGGCTGGATCGATGAGCAGGCAGTTGTGCTGGAGATGCTGACAGGCATGAAGCGCGCCGGAGCAGATGTAATTATTACCTATTTCGCCAAGGACGCAGCCCGCTGGCTGCGCGGCTAG
- the cobA gene encoding uroporphyrinogen-III C-methyltransferase: MAGKVYLVGAGPGDAKLITVKGLECIRKADVLVYDRLASPRLLKWMKPGGEKIYVGKLSDRHTMKQEDINQLLVDLALEGKTVVRLKGGDPVIFGRVGEEAELLRRNGIYYEIVPGITSAISVPAYAGIPVTHREASSSLSIITGHESPDKLDHSIQWDKVTNATGTLVFLMGVAKIGYISAQLMKHGRPPETPVALVRWGTRADQETLTGTLADIEAKVTAADFQPPAVIVVGDVVLQREHLMWVEALPLFGKRIVVTRARAQASELVDRIEELGGEPYEFPVIETVMQRDAGKQAEIAAALGGLAAYDWVFFTSPNGVDFFMRHLTQQKLDIRALHGARLCAVGPGTAAALAERGLISEELPGRFQAEGLIEAFGSQLQPGQKVLLPRGDLAREWLPGKLRELGLEVTEVDTYETVITGEDDIELVKLLEEKRIHAVTFTSSSTVRNFLGILKRMGLEDPLALLAGVKIACIGPVTEQTAVEAGLTPGLLPEEATIEGLVQELCRWNESTRLR; the protein is encoded by the coding sequence ATGGCGGGGAAGGTATATCTGGTAGGTGCAGGTCCGGGGGATGCGAAGCTGATTACAGTCAAGGGGCTGGAGTGTATCCGCAAGGCCGATGTGCTGGTCTATGACAGGCTGGCCAGTCCAAGGCTGCTGAAATGGATGAAGCCCGGCGGCGAGAAAATATACGTAGGCAAGCTTTCAGACCGTCATACGATGAAGCAGGAGGATATTAATCAGCTGCTGGTCGATCTCGCTCTGGAGGGCAAAACGGTGGTGCGTCTGAAGGGCGGGGACCCCGTGATTTTTGGCCGGGTGGGTGAAGAAGCGGAGCTGCTGCGCAGGAATGGCATCTACTATGAGATTGTGCCGGGCATTACCTCGGCCATCAGCGTTCCGGCATATGCCGGGATTCCGGTGACCCACCGGGAGGCATCGTCTTCCCTGTCGATTATTACCGGCCATGAGAGCCCGGATAAGCTGGATCATTCCATTCAATGGGATAAAGTAACGAATGCGACAGGCACGCTGGTATTCCTGATGGGTGTCGCCAAAATCGGCTATATCAGCGCCCAGCTGATGAAGCACGGCCGTCCGCCGGAAACCCCGGTGGCGCTGGTGCGCTGGGGGACCCGTGCGGATCAGGAGACGCTGACCGGCACGCTGGCCGATATTGAGGCGAAGGTTACGGCAGCGGATTTCCAGCCGCCGGCGGTTATTGTGGTCGGTGACGTTGTGCTCCAGCGGGAGCACCTGATGTGGGTGGAGGCGCTGCCGCTGTTCGGCAAGCGCATTGTAGTGACGCGGGCGCGTGCGCAGGCAAGCGAACTGGTGGACCGGATCGAGGAGCTGGGCGGCGAGCCGTATGAGTTCCCGGTCATTGAGACGGTGATGCAGCGGGATGCGGGCAAGCAGGCGGAGATCGCTGCGGCACTTGGCGGGCTTGCGGCGTACGACTGGGTGTTCTTCACCAGTCCGAACGGCGTGGACTTCTTCATGCGTCATCTGACGCAGCAGAAGCTGGATATTCGCGCCCTGCACGGGGCGCGGCTGTGCGCAGTGGGACCGGGGACGGCTGCGGCGCTCGCAGAGCGCGGGCTGATCTCTGAAGAATTGCCCGGCCGCTTTCAGGCCGAAGGGCTGATTGAAGCCTTCGGCTCACAGCTGCAGCCGGGGCAGAAGGTGCTGCTTCCCCGCGGCGATCTGGCGCGCGAGTGGCTGCCCGGCAAGCTGAGGGAGCTGGGGCTGGAAGTGACCGAGGTGGATACGTATGAGACGGTTATCACCGGCGAGGATGATATTGAGCTGGTGAAGCTGCTGGAGGAGAAGCGCATTCATGCGGTGACCTTCACCAGCTCGTCCACAGTGCGCAACTTCCTTGGCATCCTGAAGCGGATGGGTCTGGAAGATCCGCTGGCGCTGCTGGCGGGTGTCAAGATTGCCTGCATCGGCCCGGTTACCGAGCAGACCGCAGTCGAAGCGGGCCTCACGCCGGGACTGCTCCCGGAAGAAGCCACCATCGAAGGACTGGTGCAGGAGCTGTGCCGCTGGAATGAATCGACGAGGCTGAGATAG
- the hemC gene encoding hydroxymethylbilane synthase, translating to MRKIIVGSRQSALALTQTGHVIADLERLSGEHGFDFTFEVHKIVTKGDRILDVTLSKVGGKGLFVKEIEQAMLAKDIDMAVHSMKDMPSELPEGLMNGAVPKREDPRDVLISNSGAGLEGLPQGARVGTSSLRRSSQLAALRPDLLIEPVRGNIDSRLKKLESGEYDAILLAAAGLSRMGWQDRITAYLPPEVCLPAVGQGALGIECREDDEELRKLLALYNDERTALTVTAERTFLGALNGGCQVPIGAYAVLESEAVAAAGPSITLTGMVGTPDGTVILKETCTGNDPVELGAEVARKLAARGAEKILADVRE from the coding sequence ATGCGGAAGATTATCGTGGGCAGCAGACAAAGTGCGCTGGCTTTAACGCAGACGGGGCATGTAATTGCCGATCTGGAGCGGCTTAGCGGGGAGCATGGGTTTGATTTTACTTTTGAGGTGCATAAGATTGTGACCAAGGGTGACCGGATTCTCGATGTGACCCTGTCCAAAGTGGGCGGCAAAGGTCTGTTCGTCAAGGAAATTGAACAGGCGATGCTGGCGAAGGATATTGATATGGCAGTACATAGCATGAAGGATATGCCTTCCGAATTGCCGGAAGGCTTGATGAACGGTGCGGTGCCGAAGCGTGAAGATCCGCGCGACGTTCTGATCTCTAATAGCGGAGCGGGCCTGGAGGGTCTGCCGCAAGGCGCGCGCGTAGGCACAAGCAGTCTGCGGCGCTCCAGCCAACTGGCTGCACTCCGGCCGGATCTGCTTATTGAGCCGGTACGCGGCAATATTGATTCGCGGCTGAAGAAGCTGGAGAGCGGCGAATATGACGCGATTCTGCTGGCAGCAGCGGGGCTGTCGCGGATGGGCTGGCAGGACCGGATTACGGCATATTTGCCGCCTGAGGTCTGCCTGCCCGCTGTAGGCCAAGGAGCACTCGGTATTGAGTGCCGTGAGGACGATGAGGAGCTGCGCAAGCTGCTGGCGCTGTATAATGATGAGCGCACGGCACTCACGGTGACAGCGGAGCGGACCTTCCTCGGTGCTCTGAACGGGGGGTGCCAGGTCCCCATTGGCGCCTATGCAGTACTTGAATCAGAGGCCGTGGCAGCAGCGGGTCCGTCCATAACGTTAACCGGAATGGTCGGAACACCGGACGGCACAGTCATTCTGAAGGAGACCTGCACCGGCAATGATCCGGTGGAGCTGGGTGCGGAGGTCGCGCGGAAGCTGGCGGCCAGAGGTGCGGAGAAGATTTTGGCGGATGTAAGGGAATAA
- a CDS encoding precorrin-2 dehydrogenase/sirohydrochlorin ferrochelatase family protein, which translates to MKKYLPIMLDVEGRRVVIIGGGAVAARKAAPLLEAGAELAVISPSLSGTLAAMADGERLQWISRPYAPGDLQGAVLVYAASDNRAVNEAVAAEARQLGLPVNVASHAEAGTFITPGVLRRGRLTVAVSTSGAGPSAAAGITQQIAGLLGEEYEPYLDFLHELRTAIKQLEPAAENRSRLLRRLGKLDVLNELRQGTFIPWTREQIEAWVACNREE; encoded by the coding sequence ATGAAAAAGTATCTGCCGATTATGCTGGATGTGGAAGGCCGGCGGGTGGTGATCATTGGCGGCGGGGCGGTGGCTGCGCGCAAGGCGGCTCCGCTGCTGGAAGCGGGCGCGGAGCTGGCGGTGATCAGCCCCTCGCTCAGCGGGACGCTGGCTGCGATGGCTGATGGGGAGCGGCTGCAATGGATCAGCCGCCCCTATGCTCCCGGAGATCTCCAGGGAGCTGTGCTGGTCTATGCCGCCAGCGATAACAGGGCGGTGAATGAGGCCGTTGCCGCGGAAGCCCGGCAGCTGGGGCTGCCCGTTAATGTGGCCAGCCATGCGGAGGCGGGCACGTTCATTACGCCCGGCGTGCTCCGCCGCGGGCGCCTCACGGTTGCGGTCTCGACCTCCGGGGCGGGACCGTCTGCGGCTGCGGGGATTACGCAGCAGATTGCGGGGCTGCTCGGCGAGGAATACGAGCCGTATCTGGATTTCCTGCATGAGCTGCGGACGGCCATCAAGCAGCTGGAGCCAGCGGCAGAGAACCGGTCGCGGCTCTTGCGGCGGCTAGGGAAGCTGGATGTGTTGAATGAGCTGCGGCAGGGCACCTTTATACCATGGACACGTGAGCAGATTGAGGCTTGGGTGGCGTGCAACCGGGAGGAATAA
- the ccsA gene encoding cytochrome c biogenesis protein CcsA, which produces MLLNGIYDAALLLYALSLLFVFSDCLRRNPGGKRLGTGLLAVVGLLQLGGLAIRFSQEGGLPIFTPYDFLFWFSFSMVVTSFAVAYTRGGEFTVLLLSMAGFSVFLLNRVWLTAEDHTLQSWSAVHGWLAMHVILANLSFAALTLGTVFAIMYLFLHTKLKNKKWDDRVRRLPSLETMDKYSYTAILAGVPLLLASLILAGLSIVAEGRTPLFQDTKVLTTLTGLGVYIVYLVLKFSGRRSGTVMARWAITGYGFIILNFLLNSWSEFHGWGGE; this is translated from the coding sequence ATGCTGCTGAACGGAATATATGATGCCGCTCTGCTGCTATATGCCCTGAGCCTGCTGTTTGTTTTCTCGGATTGCCTTCGGCGCAATCCGGGCGGAAAGCGGCTGGGCACAGGGCTTCTTGCTGTTGTCGGCCTGCTTCAGCTTGGGGGCCTGGCCATCCGCTTCTCCCAGGAGGGCGGCTTGCCGATCTTTACGCCTTACGACTTCCTGTTCTGGTTCTCCTTCAGCATGGTGGTCACCTCGTTTGCGGTGGCCTATACGCGCGGCGGCGAGTTCACCGTCCTGCTGCTCAGCATGGCGGGCTTCAGTGTATTCCTGCTGAACCGGGTATGGCTGACGGCGGAGGATCATACGCTGCAGAGCTGGAGTGCGGTGCACGGGTGGCTGGCGATGCATGTGATTTTGGCGAATCTGAGCTTTGCCGCACTGACACTGGGGACGGTATTTGCGATAATGTATCTATTCCTGCATACGAAGCTGAAGAATAAGAAGTGGGATGACCGTGTCCGCAGGCTGCCCAGCCTGGAGACGATGGACAAATATTCCTACACGGCGATCCTGGCCGGAGTTCCGCTGCTGCTGGCCTCGCTGATTCTGGCGGGTCTGTCGATTGTCGCGGAAGGGCGGACACCGCTTTTTCAGGATACGAAGGTCCTGACAACACTTACGGGCCTGGGCGTCTACATCGTTTACCTTGTGCTGAAATTCTCCGGCCGCCGAAGCGGTACCGTCATGGCCCGCTGGGCGATTACCGGGTACGGCTTCATTATTCTTAACTTCCTGCTGAATTCCTGGTCGGAGTTCCATGGCTGGGGCGGGGAGTGA
- the hemA gene encoding glutamyl-tRNA reductase has product MHIVVVGLNYRTAPVEVREQFAFAEKDLPAALHQLLQTKSVLEGVVVATCNRTEIYVVVDRLHMCGYFIRSFMEQWFGVRSDVFTQHMYIYEDEQAIAHLMRVTCGLDSMVIGETQILGQVRSAFLTAQAEGVTGTWFNRLFKQAVTLGKRAHSETSIGESAVSVSYAAVELGKRIFGMFTGKRVLILGAGKMSELTVKHLYSSGAAEVIVANRTLSRAIELAEKFSGKPSTIEEALKSLDEVDIVISSTGADGYVLTAAQVAEGMKRRPSRPLFMIDIAVPRDIDPAAASVPDVFLYDIDDLEGIVESNLEMRRSEAAKIEVMIEGEMADFQQWLKTLGVRPVIRALQDKSNGIYEDTMDSLFNKLPELDEHQRKVIRRLTKSIVNQMMHDPINVIKEMSGGKQGNEALEYFTQIFALQEQLDAGPAGESVEPLQRSSAERPSGGEIRVPGAVLTPAGLLGG; this is encoded by the coding sequence ATGCATATTGTCGTCGTTGGCCTGAATTACCGTACGGCTCCCGTAGAGGTGAGGGAACAGTTCGCTTTTGCCGAGAAGGATCTGCCTGCTGCGCTTCATCAGCTGCTGCAGACGAAGAGCGTTCTGGAAGGGGTCGTTGTCGCCACCTGTAACCGGACGGAAATTTATGTGGTCGTGGACCGCCTTCATATGTGCGGATATTTCATCCGCAGCTTCATGGAGCAGTGGTTCGGAGTAAGAAGCGATGTATTTACGCAACATATGTATATATATGAAGACGAGCAGGCGATTGCCCATCTGATGCGTGTCACCTGCGGTCTGGATTCAATGGTGATAGGCGAGACGCAGATTCTGGGTCAGGTGCGCAGTGCCTTCCTGACGGCTCAGGCGGAAGGGGTTACCGGAACCTGGTTCAACCGGCTGTTCAAGCAGGCGGTGACGCTCGGCAAGCGTGCGCATAGTGAGACCTCGATCGGCGAGAGTGCGGTGTCGGTCAGCTATGCGGCGGTGGAGCTGGGGAAGCGCATCTTCGGCATGTTCACCGGCAAAAGAGTGCTCATTCTCGGCGCCGGCAAAATGAGCGAGCTGACGGTGAAGCATCTGTACAGCAGCGGCGCGGCGGAAGTGATTGTCGCCAACCGTACCTTGTCCCGTGCTATCGAGCTGGCCGAGAAATTCTCGGGTAAGCCCAGCACGATTGAAGAGGCGCTGAAGTCTCTGGATGAAGTGGATATTGTGATCAGCTCTACGGGTGCGGACGGCTATGTGCTGACGGCTGCCCAGGTAGCCGAGGGCATGAAGCGCCGCCCTTCACGGCCGCTGTTCATGATCGACATTGCTGTGCCGCGCGATATTGACCCTGCTGCTGCCAGTGTACCGGATGTATTCCTCTATGATATCGATGATCTGGAGGGCATTGTGGAGAGCAACCTGGAGATGCGCCGCAGTGAAGCTGCCAAGATCGAGGTTATGATTGAAGGCGAGATGGCGGATTTCCAGCAATGGCTGAAGACGCTGGGCGTCAGACCGGTGATCCGTGCGCTGCAGGACAAGTCAAACGGAATATATGAAGACACGATGGATAGTCTGTTCAACAAGCTGCCTGAGCTGGATGAGCATCAGCGCAAGGTGATCCGCCGCCTGACCAAGAGCATTGTCAACCAGATGATGCATGATCCGATCAATGTGATCAAGGAGATGTCCGGCGGCAAGCAAGGGAATGAAGCACTGGAGTATTTCACTCAAATCTTCGCCCTGCAGGAGCAGCTGGATGCAGGTCCGGCCGGTGAAAGTGTTGAACCGCTTCAGCGCAGCTCTGCTGAACGGCCCTCCGGCGGAGAGATCCGTGTGCCGGGAGCGGTGCTTACCCCAGCCGGTCTGCTGGGCGGGTGA
- a CDS encoding phosphoribosyltransferase: MSASYASLSESIRKARNVRIYKNKDTAYDFKLYPFGERGTYIAPELIREITHNLAEAVTEQFPDFDYIVSPEPGGHTWGMLAAYKLMKPMNILRLSTELYENYEVSVRRETAYNENYIYFDGFSAGDRVLLLDDVISSGATIRCIAAQLSVMGIELVGVQAILAKGEHYKQLEADIGVPVRFLSQV, translated from the coding sequence ATGAGTGCTTCCTACGCAAGCTTAAGTGAATCGATCCGCAAGGCCAGAAATGTGAGGATCTACAAGAACAAGGACACCGCCTATGACTTTAAGCTCTACCCCTTCGGAGAACGCGGTACGTATATCGCCCCCGAGCTGATCCGTGAAATCACTCACAATCTGGCGGAAGCTGTAACGGAACAGTTTCCCGATTTTGATTACATTGTCTCCCCTGAACCCGGCGGTCATACCTGGGGGATGCTGGCTGCCTATAAGCTGATGAAGCCGATGAATATTCTGCGCCTCAGCACTGAGCTGTACGAGAATTATGAGGTTAGTGTGAGACGCGAGACGGCGTATAATGAGAATTATATTTATTTTGACGGCTTCTCCGCCGGTGACCGGGTACTGCTGCTGGATGATGTGATCAGTTCCGGCGCTACGATCCGCTGTATTGCTGCTCAGTTGTCCGTGATGGGCATAGAGCTTGTCGGCGTGCAGGCGATTCTGGCCAAAGGGGAGCATTACAAGCAACTGGAAGCGGACATTGGAGTACCCGTCAGATTTCTGTCCCAGGTATGA
- a CDS encoding IMP dehydrogenase, which produces MAFYYEQPSRTFSEFLLVPSLTTKDCIPGNVDLSTPVTKFRRGETPALTMNLPVTSAVMQAVSDHNMAIALAKSGGISFIYGSQSIGQQVEMVRRVKKFKAGFVLSDSNLRPEDTLQDVLALKARSGHSTIAITDNGEPTGRLMGIVTSRDYRENRLPPDCPITEFMTPLASLIYAEEGITLTEANDMIWDHKLNCLPIVNASGHLVHLVFRKDYDSHQEYPLELHDDNKQLIVGAGINSRDYKERVPALVEAGADILCIDSSDGYSEWQAETIHYIKDTFGESVKVGAGNVVDKEGFLYLVEAGADFIKVGIGGGSICITREQKGIGRGQASSVIEVAAARQEYYEQTGIYVPICSDGGIVHDYHIVLALAMGADFVMLGRYFARFDESPGRKLLVGGNFVKEYWGEGSSRARNWQRYDFGNTDKESKLEFEEGVDSFIPYAGRLKDNLDLSISKIKSTMCNCGSLTIPELQQKAKITLVSSTTIFEGGAHDVMLKEKDRSSS; this is translated from the coding sequence ATGGCTTTTTATTACGAGCAGCCTTCAAGAACCTTCAGTGAGTTCCTGCTGGTACCCAGCCTGACCACCAAAGATTGCATTCCCGGAAATGTGGATCTTAGCACACCAGTAACCAAATTCCGCCGGGGAGAGACCCCAGCACTGACCATGAACCTCCCCGTGACTTCGGCGGTAATGCAGGCGGTATCCGACCACAACATGGCGATTGCGCTGGCCAAAAGCGGGGGCATCTCCTTCATCTACGGCTCCCAGTCCATCGGCCAGCAGGTCGAAATGGTCCGCCGGGTCAAAAAGTTCAAAGCAGGATTCGTCCTCAGCGACTCCAACCTGCGCCCGGAAGATACGCTTCAGGATGTGCTGGCGCTGAAGGCGCGCAGCGGCCACTCCACCATTGCGATCACAGACAACGGGGAACCGACAGGCAGACTGATGGGCATCGTCACCAGCCGGGATTACCGCGAGAACCGCCTCCCGCCGGATTGCCCGATTACAGAGTTCATGACCCCGCTTGCTTCGCTGATCTACGCCGAAGAAGGGATCACGCTGACAGAAGCGAATGACATGATCTGGGATCATAAGCTGAACTGCCTGCCGATTGTGAATGCCAGCGGCCATCTCGTCCATTTGGTCTTCCGCAAGGATTATGACAGCCATCAGGAGTATCCGCTGGAGCTGCATGACGACAACAAGCAGCTCATTGTAGGCGCAGGAATCAATTCGCGGGATTATAAGGAGCGTGTGCCAGCACTGGTGGAAGCGGGGGCAGATATCCTGTGCATCGATTCTTCTGACGGGTATTCGGAGTGGCAGGCGGAGACCATCCATTATATTAAGGATACTTTCGGGGAGAGTGTGAAGGTTGGCGCGGGCAATGTTGTTGACAAGGAAGGGTTCCTGTACCTGGTGGAAGCCGGGGCGGATTTCATCAAAGTCGGCATCGGCGGCGGCTCCATCTGTATTACCCGCGAGCAAAAAGGGATCGGCCGGGGGCAGGCCTCCTCTGTCATCGAAGTGGCGGCGGCCCGCCAGGAATATTACGAGCAGACCGGTATCTATGTCCCGATCTGCTCGGACGGCGGGATTGTCCATGATTATCATATTGTGCTGGCGCTGGCGATGGGCGCTGACTTCGTGATGCTTGGCCGCTATTTTGCCAGATTCGATGAGAGCCCCGGACGTAAGCTGCTGGTCGGCGGGAACTTCGTGAAGGAATATTGGGGCGAAGGCTCCAGCCGTGCCCGCAACTGGCAGCGTTATGACTTCGGCAACACCGATAAGGAGAGCAAACTTGAGTTCGAGGAGGGCGTGGATTCCTTCATTCCCTATGCCGGGCGGCTGAAGGATAATCTGGATCTCAGCATCAGCAAAATCAAGTCCACCATGTGCAATTGCGGCTCGCTGACCATCCCGGAATTACAGCAGAAGGCCAAGATTACCCTGGTCTCCTCGACAACGATCTTTGAAGGAGGCGCACATGATGTTATGCTTAAGGAAAAGGATAGATCCTCCTCGTGA